A window of the Nocardia sp. NBC_01329 genome harbors these coding sequences:
- a CDS encoding TetR/AcrR family transcriptional regulator, with the protein MSTSPEAPVKRVRLSPGERKTQLIALGVEMLGERAIEDISVSEIAAQAGISRGLLFHYFPTKQDFQLEVVRHANAELLARVVPDPTLSLFDMLRDSVGRYIDYVSENRTSYLALLRGPTSSSPELVGMVEQTRRAIVDIILAQVPLSPEEREQPRLVLVVRGWVAFTEETTLSWLRGEPISREDLIELLVESLLALSMAVNPALAAALRA; encoded by the coding sequence GTGAGTACGAGCCCGGAAGCACCCGTCAAGCGCGTCCGATTGAGCCCGGGCGAACGGAAGACGCAGCTGATAGCCCTCGGCGTCGAGATGCTCGGCGAACGCGCGATCGAGGACATTTCGGTCAGCGAGATCGCGGCCCAGGCGGGGATCTCGCGGGGCCTGCTGTTCCACTATTTCCCCACCAAACAGGACTTCCAGCTCGAAGTCGTCCGCCACGCGAACGCCGAACTACTGGCCCGCGTCGTCCCCGACCCCACGCTGAGCCTGTTCGATATGCTGCGCGACTCGGTGGGTCGCTATATCGACTACGTCAGCGAGAACCGCACCTCGTACCTGGCCCTGCTGCGGGGCCCTACCAGTTCCAGCCCCGAGCTGGTCGGCATGGTGGAGCAGACCCGGCGCGCGATCGTCGACATCATCCTCGCCCAGGTACCGCTGTCCCCGGAGGAACGCGAACAGCCCCGCCTGGTCCTCGTGGTCCGGGGCTGGGTCGCCTTCACCGAAGAAACCACCCTGTCGTGGCTGCGCGGCGAACCCATCTCCCGGGAAGACCTGATCGAACTGCTGGTGGAGTCGCTGCTCGCGCTGTCGATGGCGGTGAACCCGGCGCTGGCCGCGGCACTGCGCGCCTGA
- a CDS encoding MerR family transcriptional regulator, which produces MGRAADLLGTTQAFLRTLDDAKLIVPQRSPGGHRRYSRYQLRIAARARELVDSGTPLEAACRIIILEDQLAEAREINATLTQQD; this is translated from the coding sequence ATGGGCCGGGCCGCCGACCTGCTCGGCACCACCCAAGCGTTCCTGCGCACCTTGGACGACGCGAAACTGATCGTTCCGCAACGCTCGCCCGGCGGGCACCGCCGCTACTCCCGATACCAGCTACGTATCGCCGCCCGCGCCCGCGAACTCGTGGACTCCGGCACCCCCCTGGAAGCCGCGTGCCGGATCATCATCCTCGAAGACCAACTCGCCGAAGCCCGCGAAATCAACGCCACACTCACGCAGCAGGACTGA
- a CDS encoding TIGR03617 family F420-dependent LLM class oxidoreductase: MLLDLQLDARPDRYEERARTLAAAGAAGLFTFEGPHDVLLPLAAVAGRVDTDLMTNVAIAMPRSPMHLAHAAWDLQLMSGGRFRLGLGSQIRPHIEKRYGATWSAPAARMREIVLAVRAILTSWQDGTPLDFRGEHTRHTLMPGTFVPGPNPYGPPPVLLGALGPLMTRTAAEVADGLLVMPFHSYRHFRERTLPAVAAGMKQAGRTEFPLYPQVIVAMGRSADELAAASVGVRGLLAFYGSTPAYRPVLDTEGWGALQPELNVLSKSGDIMRMFDRISEPMLETLAVRGTPEECAAEIIRRFGDIADRVCCYFPGYDPPVEQIAALATALR, encoded by the coding sequence ATGCTGCTCGATCTTCAATTGGATGCCCGGCCCGACCGTTACGAGGAGCGCGCTCGCACGCTCGCCGCGGCGGGCGCCGCGGGTCTGTTCACCTTCGAGGGACCCCATGATGTGCTGCTGCCGCTGGCGGCGGTGGCCGGGCGGGTCGATACCGACCTGATGACCAATGTCGCGATCGCCATGCCGCGCAGCCCGATGCATCTGGCGCACGCCGCCTGGGATCTGCAGCTCATGTCCGGGGGACGTTTCCGGCTGGGACTCGGGTCCCAGATCCGGCCGCATATCGAGAAGCGCTACGGCGCCACCTGGTCCGCCCCGGCTGCTCGGATGCGCGAGATCGTGCTCGCGGTGCGCGCGATCCTGACCTCCTGGCAGGACGGCACCCCCCTGGACTTCCGCGGTGAACACACCCGGCATACCCTCATGCCCGGCACTTTCGTCCCCGGACCCAATCCGTATGGCCCGCCACCGGTCCTGCTCGGCGCGCTCGGACCGCTCATGACCCGGACCGCCGCGGAGGTCGCGGACGGGCTGTTGGTGATGCCGTTCCACAGTTACCGGCATTTCCGGGAACGGACGCTGCCCGCCGTCGCGGCGGGGATGAAACAGGCCGGCCGAACCGAATTCCCGCTCTACCCGCAGGTCATCGTCGCAATGGGACGATCAGCGGATGAACTCGCGGCCGCATCGGTCGGAGTGCGCGGGCTACTGGCCTTCTACGGTTCGACCCCGGCGTACCGGCCGGTGCTCGATACCGAGGGCTGGGGTGCGCTCCAACCCGAACTCAACGTGCTCTCCAAATCCGGCGACATCATGCGTATGTTCGACCGGATCTCCGAGCCGATGCTCGAAACCCTGGCCGTACGCGGCACCCCGGAAGAGTGCGCCGCCGAGATCATCCGCCGCTTCGGCGATATCGCGGACCGGGTGTGCTGCTACTTCCCCGGATACGATCCTCCCGTCGAGCAGATCGCCGCCCTCGCCACCGCCTTACGCTGA
- a CDS encoding esterase/lipase family protein, whose protein sequence is MKRTTIRGFLRTGFAVSAVILAFGLPGAGVAAEPAAPSDEQQLADVIAGGLKDPAARPIVDSGSASGSACNSGSGTGSGNGSGDCYGGSGSSSGLRGGHSTDTVGSGPPSTSFLGAFGYGLLNPDVAPPGSNDWNCKPTAEHPEPVVLIHGTWENAYNNFAFVSQPIHDAGHCVFTFNYGRSGLIQGGGVGTVLPGANGTGYIEDSAKQIAVFVDRVLQATGSAKVNIVGHSQGGAVSRQYLQFEGGATKVRRLITFGATHHGTTLLGIGALGRAINNLGIDVLGLVEIFVGHSGIQQTVGSNFVNNLNAAGDTVPGVDYTVVGSRYDEITTPYDSTFLKAGPGALVRNVTLQDGCEQDLSDHLTLMYSPRTLSIILNALDPAQPLQCTFNPWLIGGGGSL, encoded by the coding sequence ATGAAACGAACCACCATCCGCGGATTTCTGCGCACCGGATTCGCGGTGAGCGCGGTGATCCTCGCGTTCGGGCTGCCCGGAGCAGGGGTCGCCGCCGAACCCGCGGCGCCCTCGGACGAGCAGCAGCTGGCCGATGTGATCGCCGGCGGACTGAAGGATCCGGCCGCCCGGCCGATCGTCGATTCCGGTAGTGCGTCCGGGTCCGCGTGCAACTCCGGCAGCGGTACCGGCTCGGGTAACGGCTCGGGCGACTGCTACGGCGGTTCGGGGTCGAGTTCGGGTCTGCGCGGCGGGCATTCGACGGATACGGTCGGCTCCGGGCCGCCGTCCACCTCGTTCCTGGGCGCGTTCGGCTACGGTCTGCTGAATCCCGATGTGGCCCCACCGGGCAGCAACGACTGGAATTGCAAGCCGACCGCCGAACATCCCGAACCGGTGGTACTCATCCACGGGACCTGGGAGAACGCCTACAACAACTTCGCTTTCGTATCCCAGCCCATCCACGACGCCGGTCACTGTGTCTTCACCTTCAACTACGGTCGGTCCGGTCTGATCCAAGGCGGCGGCGTCGGCACGGTCCTACCGGGTGCCAACGGCACCGGGTACATCGAGGACTCCGCGAAACAGATCGCGGTCTTCGTGGATCGGGTCCTGCAGGCGACCGGTTCGGCGAAAGTGAATATCGTCGGTCACTCCCAGGGCGGCGCGGTTTCCCGGCAGTATCTGCAATTCGAAGGCGGCGCGACGAAGGTCCGCCGGCTGATCACCTTCGGCGCGACCCACCACGGGACCACTCTGCTCGGTATCGGCGCACTGGGCCGGGCGATCAACAACCTCGGTATCGACGTGCTCGGCCTGGTGGAGATATTCGTGGGCCACTCCGGCATCCAGCAGACGGTGGGTTCGAATTTCGTCAACAACCTCAATGCCGCCGGCGACACCGTCCCGGGTGTCGATTACACCGTGGTCGGGAGCCGGTACGACGAGATCACGACGCCCTACGATTCGACGTTCCTGAAAGCCGGGCCGGGGGCGCTGGTTCGCAACGTCACCCTGCAGGACGGGTGTGAACAGGACCTCTCCGATCACCTGACGCTGATGTACTCGCCACGCACCTTGTCGATCATTCTCAACGCCCTGGATCCCGCACAGCCGTTGCAGTGCACCTTCAACCCCTGGTTGATCGGCGGTGGCGGCTCGCTGTAA
- a CDS encoding YybH family protein, whose amino-acid sequence MTTPHDSRSRTDRIAADEADLRRQIDKAAEGLRAGDLEALRQLYTTDVVSFDVEPPLQHVGIAAKLENWAKVFLFFDSVTYEIRDLTFTVGDDVAFGHAFARLGGTLKNGAATTGMWVRVTYGMRKIDGTWLIAHDQVSVPFDMASGDGVVDLEP is encoded by the coding sequence ATGACGACACCACACGATTCCCGGTCCCGCACCGACCGCATCGCGGCGGACGAAGCCGACCTCCGACGGCAGATAGACAAGGCCGCCGAAGGACTCCGGGCCGGAGATCTCGAGGCCCTGCGACAGCTGTACACGACCGATGTCGTGTCCTTCGATGTCGAGCCGCCCCTCCAGCACGTCGGGATAGCGGCGAAACTCGAGAACTGGGCGAAGGTGTTCCTGTTCTTCGACAGTGTGACCTACGAGATTCGGGACCTGACCTTCACCGTGGGCGATGACGTGGCGTTCGGGCATGCCTTCGCCCGGCTCGGCGGCACGCTGAAGAACGGGGCGGCGACGACCGGGATGTGGGTCCGGGTGACCTACGGCATGCGGAAGATCGACGGCACCTGGTTGATCGCGCACGACCAGGTGTCGGTGCCGTTCGATATGGCGAGCGGCGACGGCGTGGTCGACCTCGAGCCCTGA
- a CDS encoding wax ester/triacylglycerol synthase domain-containing protein has protein sequence MTQELQQNGSAEKITGGREQRPSPLDALIYEQSGLVVGAILHLTGAPARGDELCAHVTERLSALPSLSVVMVGEGLAAQWVQRRPQVDQHIREHELAVGGSVEEATRELSRAPFPADAPRWDLTVIHGYAPDRYAIFYRAHHGLQDGGAVAHTVETLFSADPVPIEQSSGVVRALTDPAAPSWRDKVGALKFLARTTATTDLWPHPTYRYSQERALNWSAVPTEVLRSAGRRYGGTANDAYVTSVARTFAGWTAVHATHASRSLPLSIALNIRRPVDVATPGNQTLAGRVIVPDPGMPIASVLPATIEADRLLKSATHREALRRLIQGAPRRLVNMSMSALLAPERGAIFCSNVAFRHPLQWQGSAVSAIDPLVLLPLGAPAAALLYSYRGRSSTVFVTDPALPQMDDLHTVWQREAHQLAESDT, from the coding sequence ATGACTCAGGAGCTTCAGCAGAACGGCAGCGCGGAAAAAATAACAGGTGGTCGGGAGCAGCGGCCGTCCCCGCTGGACGCGCTCATCTACGAACAGTCGGGCCTGGTCGTCGGCGCGATTCTGCACCTGACGGGTGCGCCCGCGCGGGGCGACGAACTCTGTGCCCATGTGACCGAGCGATTGTCCGCGCTGCCGTCCTTGTCGGTGGTGATGGTCGGCGAAGGACTTGCCGCACAGTGGGTTCAGCGGCGACCGCAGGTGGATCAGCACATTCGCGAGCACGAGTTGGCTGTAGGTGGCTCGGTGGAGGAGGCGACGCGCGAGTTGAGTCGGGCGCCGTTCCCCGCGGATGCTCCCCGATGGGACCTCACCGTCATCCACGGGTACGCCCCCGACCGTTATGCCATCTTCTACCGCGCCCATCACGGGCTCCAGGACGGGGGTGCCGTGGCGCACACCGTGGAGACCCTGTTCAGCGCCGACCCGGTACCGATCGAGCAGTCCTCCGGTGTGGTGCGGGCATTGACAGATCCGGCCGCGCCGTCCTGGCGGGACAAGGTCGGGGCCCTGAAATTCTTGGCTCGCACCACGGCCACCACCGATTTGTGGCCGCATCCCACCTACCGCTATTCGCAGGAGCGGGCCTTGAACTGGTCCGCGGTGCCGACGGAGGTGCTCCGGTCGGCGGGTCGCCGGTACGGCGGTACCGCGAACGACGCCTACGTAACGTCGGTGGCCCGTACCTTCGCCGGCTGGACAGCGGTGCATGCCACACACGCCTCCCGGTCGTTGCCGTTGAGCATCGCACTCAATATCCGGCGACCGGTCGATGTCGCTACGCCCGGTAACCAGACACTCGCGGGGCGCGTCATCGTGCCCGATCCCGGTATGCCGATCGCCTCGGTATTGCCGGCCACGATCGAGGCCGATCGTCTCTTGAAGTCCGCCACGCATCGCGAGGCGCTTCGCCGGTTGATCCAGGGTGCGCCGCGCAGGTTGGTGAATATGTCGATGTCCGCGCTTCTCGCACCCGAACGCGGAGCGATTTTCTGCTCGAATGTCGCCTTCCGGCATCCCTTGCAGTGGCAGGGATCTGCCGTATCCGCGATCGACCCGCTGGTCCTGCTACCGCTCGGGGCTCCTGCCGCAGCGTTGCTCTACAGCTACCGAGGCCGTTCATCAACGGTGTTCGTGACCGATCCCGCTCTGCCGCAGATGGATGACCTTCATACCGTATGGCAGCGCGAAGCGCACCAGCTCGCGGAGTCGGACACGTGA
- a CDS encoding multifunctional oxoglutarate decarboxylase/oxoglutarate dehydrogenase thiamine pyrophosphate-binding subunit/dihydrolipoyllysine-residue succinyltransferase subunit, giving the protein MRRTPAVSSSKSQFGQNQWLVDEMYQKFKQDPSSVDASWHEFLADYTPEIAGDPGNTQSAPAASAPTSAVNSAPAPVPAESASVASRATAPTAPARTAAPAAAPKEAPAATAAARTTAAAAQQRAPQTTPAPSSNAAPTSGAPKPAPAADEKKVLRGAAAAVAKNMAASLTIPTATSVRAVPAKLMIDNRLVINNHLARTRGGKISFTHLLGYAIVQAVRSFPNMNRHFAEIDGKPNAVTPAHTNLGLAIDLPGKDGSRSLVVAAIKGTEEMTFGQFHTAYEDVVRRARDGKLTAEDFSGVTISLTNPGTIGTVHSVPRLMQGQGAIIGAGAMEYPAEFQGMSDERIADIGIGKLMTLTSTYDHRIIQGAESGDFLRTIHKLLIADEFYDEIFHGLAVPYEPVRWRKDIKERGVDKSTRVLEMIAAYRNRGHLMADTDPLRLVKDKFRSHPDLDVTQHGLTLWDLDREFNVGGFHGEERMKLRDVLSVLRDSYCRHVGVEYTHILEEDQLKWMQDRVEQRHVKPTVAQQKYILNRLNAAEAFETFLQTKYVGQKRFSLEGAETVIPMMDAVIDQCAEYALDEVIIGMPHRGRLNVLANIVGKPYSKIFTEFEGNMNPAATHGSGDVKYHLGARGNYLQMFGDNEIEVSLTANPSHLEAVDPVLEGLARAKQDLLDKGDGPEGFSVVPLMLHGDAAFAGQGVVAETLNLSGLRGYRVGGTIHIVVNNQIGFTTAPENSRSTEYSTDIAKFIGAPIFHVNGDDPEACDWVARLAVDFRQKFRKDVVIDLICYRRRGHNEGDDPSMTQPYMYDVIDTKRSVRKSYTESLIGRGDISLKEAEDALRDYQGQLERVFNEVRELEKYAQGPSESVEDDQQIPSTVLTAVDKSVLQRIGDAFLNVPDGFNVHPRVQPVLEKRREMAYEGKVDWAFAELLAFGTLIDEGRAVRLTGQDSRRGTFTQRHSVIIDRRTAAEYTPLHNINSANPGWFAVHDSALSEYAAVGFEYGYSLGNPDALVLWEAQFGDFVNGAQSIIDEFISSGEAKWGQLSEVVLLLPHGHEGQGPDHTSGRIERFLQLCAEGSMTVAVPSTPANYFHLLRRHALDGIRRPLIVFTPKSMLRNKAVVSDLKDFTESKFRSVFDEPTYEQGIGDRGAVKRVLLTSGKLYYELAAAKAKRKRDDIAIVRVEQLYPLPKFRLNEALERYSNATEIAWVQEEPANQGAWPFFGLNLPELLPERLGRLRRISRRAMSAPSSGSNKVHAVEQAEIIEEAFAPTD; this is encoded by the coding sequence ATGAGGCGAACACCTGCTGTGAGCAGCTCAAAATCCCAGTTCGGTCAGAACCAGTGGCTGGTCGACGAGATGTATCAGAAGTTCAAACAGGATCCATCCTCGGTCGACGCCAGCTGGCACGAGTTCCTCGCCGACTACACCCCCGAGATCGCCGGTGATCCCGGTAACACCCAATCCGCTCCGGCAGCCTCGGCCCCGACCTCGGCCGTGAACTCCGCTCCGGCCCCGGTTCCCGCCGAGAGCGCGTCCGTCGCGTCACGCGCCACCGCACCCACGGCGCCGGCTCGCACCGCCGCCCCGGCGGCCGCGCCCAAGGAAGCCCCGGCGGCCACCGCCGCCGCGCGCACCACCGCGGCCGCCGCGCAACAGCGGGCCCCGCAGACGACTCCGGCGCCGTCTTCGAATGCCGCCCCCACCTCGGGTGCGCCCAAGCCGGCTCCGGCAGCCGACGAGAAGAAGGTGCTGCGCGGTGCGGCCGCGGCGGTCGCCAAGAACATGGCGGCGTCGCTGACCATCCCGACCGCCACCAGCGTGCGGGCCGTTCCGGCCAAGCTGATGATCGACAACCGGCTGGTCATCAACAACCACCTCGCCCGCACCCGGGGCGGCAAGATCTCCTTCACCCATCTGCTCGGCTACGCGATCGTGCAGGCAGTGCGGTCGTTCCCGAACATGAACCGGCATTTCGCCGAGATCGACGGTAAGCCGAACGCGGTCACCCCCGCGCACACCAACCTCGGTCTGGCCATCGATCTGCCCGGCAAGGACGGCAGCCGGTCCCTGGTGGTGGCGGCGATCAAGGGCACCGAGGAGATGACCTTCGGTCAGTTCCACACCGCCTACGAGGACGTCGTCCGCCGGGCGCGCGACGGCAAACTGACCGCCGAGGATTTCAGTGGGGTCACCATCTCGCTGACCAATCCGGGCACCATCGGCACCGTGCACTCCGTACCGCGCCTGATGCAGGGCCAGGGCGCGATCATCGGCGCCGGTGCCATGGAGTACCCGGCGGAATTCCAGGGTATGAGCGACGAGCGGATCGCCGATATCGGTATCGGCAAGCTCATGACGCTGACCTCGACCTACGATCACCGCATCATCCAGGGCGCGGAATCCGGTGATTTCCTGCGCACCATCCACAAACTGCTGATCGCGGACGAGTTCTACGACGAGATCTTCCACGGTCTGGCGGTGCCGTACGAGCCGGTGCGCTGGCGCAAGGACATCAAGGAACGCGGTGTCGACAAGAGCACCCGCGTGCTGGAGATGATCGCCGCCTACCGCAACCGCGGTCACCTGATGGCCGATACCGATCCGCTGCGGCTGGTCAAGGACAAGTTCCGCAGCCACCCCGATCTGGATGTCACCCAGCACGGCCTCACCCTGTGGGACCTGGACCGCGAATTCAATGTCGGCGGTTTCCACGGCGAAGAGCGGATGAAGCTGCGCGATGTGCTGTCGGTGCTGCGTGATTCCTACTGTCGCCACGTCGGTGTGGAGTACACCCACATCCTCGAGGAAGACCAGCTCAAATGGATGCAGGACCGGGTCGAGCAGAGGCACGTCAAACCGACAGTCGCTCAGCAGAAGTACATCCTGAACCGGCTGAACGCGGCCGAGGCGTTCGAGACCTTCCTGCAGACCAAGTACGTCGGCCAGAAGCGCTTCTCGCTGGAGGGCGCCGAAACCGTCATCCCGATGATGGACGCCGTGATCGACCAGTGCGCCGAATACGCGCTGGACGAGGTGATCATCGGTATGCCGCACCGCGGCCGGCTCAATGTGCTGGCCAATATCGTGGGCAAGCCCTACTCGAAGATCTTCACCGAGTTCGAGGGCAATATGAACCCGGCCGCCACCCACGGCTCCGGCGATGTGAAGTACCACCTCGGGGCGCGCGGTAACTACCTGCAGATGTTCGGCGACAACGAGATCGAGGTCTCGCTGACCGCAAATCCGTCGCATCTGGAAGCGGTCGACCCGGTGCTCGAGGGCTTGGCTCGGGCCAAGCAGGATCTGCTGGACAAGGGCGACGGCCCGGAGGGCTTCTCGGTCGTGCCGCTGATGCTGCACGGTGACGCGGCATTCGCGGGCCAGGGTGTGGTGGCCGAGACCCTGAACCTGTCGGGGCTGCGCGGTTACCGCGTGGGCGGCACCATCCATATCGTGGTGAACAACCAGATCGGTTTCACCACGGCCCCGGAGAACAGCCGGTCCACCGAGTACTCCACCGATATCGCCAAGTTCATCGGCGCCCCGATCTTCCATGTCAACGGTGACGATCCGGAAGCATGCGACTGGGTGGCGCGCCTGGCGGTCGATTTCCGGCAGAAGTTCCGCAAGGACGTGGTCATCGACCTGATCTGCTACCGCCGTCGCGGCCACAACGAGGGCGACGACCCGTCGATGACCCAGCCGTACATGTACGACGTCATCGACACGAAACGCAGTGTCCGCAAGAGCTACACCGAGAGCTTGATCGGCCGCGGCGATATCTCGCTGAAAGAGGCCGAGGACGCGCTGCGCGACTACCAGGGCCAGTTGGAGCGGGTCTTCAACGAGGTCCGGGAACTGGAGAAGTACGCGCAGGGCCCGAGTGAATCGGTGGAGGACGATCAGCAGATCCCGTCCACCGTGCTCACCGCCGTCGACAAATCGGTCCTGCAGCGGATCGGTGACGCGTTCCTGAACGTGCCCGACGGCTTCAATGTGCATCCGCGTGTGCAGCCGGTGTTGGAGAAGCGCCGCGAAATGGCCTACGAGGGCAAGGTCGACTGGGCGTTCGCCGAGTTGCTGGCCTTCGGCACCCTGATCGACGAGGGGCGTGCGGTCCGGCTGACCGGCCAGGATTCGCGTCGCGGCACCTTCACCCAGCGGCATTCGGTGATCATCGACCGTAGGACCGCCGCCGAGTACACCCCGCTGCACAACATCAACAGCGCCAATCCCGGCTGGTTCGCGGTGCACGATTCGGCACTGAGCGAATATGCCGCCGTCGGTTTCGAATACGGCTATTCGCTGGGCAACCCGGACGCGCTGGTGCTCTGGGAGGCGCAGTTCGGCGACTTCGTCAACGGCGCCCAGTCGATCATCGACGAGTTCATCTCCTCCGGTGAGGCGAAGTGGGGCCAGCTGTCGGAGGTCGTACTGCTGCTGCCGCACGGGCACGAGGGTCAGGGCCCGGACCACACCTCCGGTCGTATCGAACGCTTCCTCCAGCTGTGCGCGGAGGGTTCGATGACGGTGGCGGTGCCCTCCACTCCGGCGAACTATTTCCATCTGTTGCGCCGGCACGCGCTGGACGGTATCCGCCGCCCGCTGATCGTTTTCACCCCGAAGTCGATGCTGCGCAACAAGGCCGTGGTCAGCGATCTGAAGGACTTCACCGAGAGCAAGTTCCGCTCGGTGTTCGACGAGCCCACCTATGAACAGGGCATCGGCGATCGCGGCGCGGTCAAGCGCGTCCTGCTGACCAGCGGCAAGCTCTACTACGAGCTGGCCGCCGCGAAGGCCAAGCGCAAGCGTGACGATATCGCCATCGTCCGGGTCGAGCAGCTCTATCCGCTGCCCAAGTTCCGGTTGAACGAGGCCCTGGAACGGTACTCGAACGCCACCGAGATCGCCTGGGTCCAGGAGGAACCGGCCAACCAGGGGGCCTGGCCGTTCTTCGGCCTGAACCTGCCGGAACTCCTGCCGGAGCGGCTGGGCCGCCTGCGCCGTATCTCGCGCCGCGCCATGTCGGCCCCGTCGTCGGGTTCGAACAAGGTGCACGCGGTGGAGCAGGCGGAGATCATCGAAGAGGCTTTCGCCCCGACCGACTGA